The genomic stretch GGCCCGCTCGCGGAAACATATTCTCAAGACAGATCGTTATGCCAAGCCCGGTGGCCTTTTCGAGAATTTTACCCAGGGACTCTGCTGCGTATTTCCTGCCGATATCAGGTGTCAAAGGCATCAGGCCGGTCAGATATCCCGGATGGAGGACTGCTTTTTCTGCTCCGATTTCCGCTGCTAAATCCAAAGCCTTAAATACCTCGGTCACGGAAGCCTCACGGATTGAGGGATAGATATCGGCAAGAAAAATGAAGGTCGGGAGATGGACTACAGGCAGTCCAAGGCCTTCACTGGTTAAGACAGACCTGATTTCAGCCACCCTGCCTTGAAGCTCCTCGGGCAAAGCGTTAGGCGGGTCCAGGCAGAGTTCAAGGTAATCGAAACCCAGGGCCGCAATGGCCTTGATTTCGTCTGGTAAGGGTCGAAGCGGGTTATTAGTGGCTCCATAAATCATAGGATTTTCCTCTTCATTCTTTGCATGGTGCCGTCGCCTTTTCTTTCTCTATTGTCGTAACCGGTCACCCGGCGGCCATTAAGAATATAAACCAGAGAGTACCGATAAACGTGGTTTTATCCTTTAACCAAGGACAATTTAATTAAATTTCTGTCCTTTTGTAAAGGATAAAATGGAAGAATTTACGGGCAATCTGTCGGCCTGCTCTTAAAGTTCCTTTTAGAATTTTAGCCTGGCAAGCAGAGAGGAAGGCAAACTCCTTTATGGCTGATTCTCCATTGTTTAAGAATGGTTCGAAGTCACCCCTTTCTTTTTTTCTCTTGACCGCTTTTTCATTTTATTTTAAATTCTTACCATCAAAAAAGGAAAGCTCGAAATTCCATCCGATCGGAGGCAGGAAATGAGAAAAAAAGAGATAGAAACACGTCTTGGAGTAGCGGTGGTTACTTTGATTTGCTGTTTGTGTATTTTTGCAGCCTCTCTGAAGGAGTCATCGGCGTGCACGGGAATCCGTCTCATGCCGAAAGACGGATCCATGATTTACGCCCGCACCCTTGAATTTTCGCCCACCATGTTTTTCAGTAATATCATTATCGTCCCCCGGGGTATCGAGTTTACAGGCGAAACGCCCACCGCAGTTCACGGTCATAAGTGGAAGGCCAAATACGGAATCGTGGGAATGGATTCATTGGGCTTACCCTTGTTGACGGATGGCTTAAACGAGGCTGGCCTGGGTGCGGGGGCCTTCTTCCATCCGGGATTCGCCGGCTATGAAAAGTTTGAAGAGTCAAAGGCGTCGCGCTCGATCGCCCCTCATGATTTTATTACCTGGATTCTGTCCCGGTTCGCCACGGTCGAGGAGGTGAAGGCCTCTCTCGATCAAGTCATGGTCGTTCCCGTCAAGGCGGGGCCATGGGGCTTTGTTGCACCGCTTCATTATATCGTCCATGATAAATCGGGGAAATGTCTGGTCATCGAATACCTGGGGGGAAAGCGCATCATCTACGACAACCCGATTGGAATTCTCACCAACTCGCCCACCTTTGATTGGCATCTTCAGAACCTTCGGAACTTCGTTAATTTGAACCCGGTTGAAATCCAGCCGCGGGACGTCATGGGCCTGAACCTGTCTCCCTTGGGAGGAGGCTCCGGGATGCACGGACTGCCGGGGGATTTTACTCCTCCCTCACGATTTGTAAGGGCCACATTTCTTACCGCCCAATCGCCTCAGGCTAAAACGGCCTTTGAAGGGATAAGGCAGGCTTTCCGCATCCTCAACCAGTTTGACATCCCGAAGGGCGCCCATCGAACCGTTGTGGATGAGACCAAGGCCATGTACGGTGAAACGGTGTGGACTTCGGCGGCCGATTTGACCAACGGCCGTTACTTTTTCCATACAATTAACAATCGCCGGTTACGAATGGTTGACCTGAAAAAAGTGAATCTCGATGCGCCGGCGATCGTCACCGTCCCCTTGAAGGGGGACCAGGAAGATGTGCTTGACCTGACCCCGGCATCGGCCAAGTAATAACAGAGCACCAATTGGAAAATTTTGTGATCGTTTCTATCCGCATCTAAAGAGGGCAGATCCTGGTGTTAAAGAAATTTGAGGAGTGCTTCCTGTAAGCGTGAAAGTTCCGATGTGAAAAAAATAGAAGATATCAAACGGTAATCAATAAAAAGGCGTTTAAAATTTATTGACTTTTTTGTAATTATTGATTATGAAAATTAGGAAAAATAACAACGTTTTCTTGACAGCAACCTTTAACCAGGGAGTGTCGATGGAAGAATAATGACCCCGTTTCTTAAAGTGAGGAGCGGGGTTTTTGTTTTTCAACAACGTGTGGTGGAGGTAGCGATGTCCAACCCAACACATATTTTAAGGAAGAAAAAAATGACTATTGAGAAAGGAGAGATGAAATGAAGAGTCCTTTAAAATGCTCACTTCTAATAATTTTAATCGGTTCGCTTATGTCAGTAACTGCCTTCGCACAGGATAAAATTAAAACACAAGACATTAATAAAGAGCCACAGTATATCGAGAACTCAGTACTTTCTGATTGCACAGCCATAAACACAGTTAGCGATTTAATGCCAAA from Deltaproteobacteria bacterium encodes the following:
- a CDS encoding choloylglycine hydrolase family protein, which encodes MRKKEIETRLGVAVVTLICCLCIFAASLKESSACTGIRLMPKDGSMIYARTLEFSPTMFFSNIIIVPRGIEFTGETPTAVHGHKWKAKYGIVGMDSLGLPLLTDGLNEAGLGAGAFFHPGFAGYEKFEESKASRSIAPHDFITWILSRFATVEEVKASLDQVMVVPVKAGPWGFVAPLHYIVHDKSGKCLVIEYLGGKRIIYDNPIGILTNSPTFDWHLQNLRNFVNLNPVEIQPRDVMGLNLSPLGGGSGMHGLPGDFTPPSRFVRATFLTAQSPQAKTAFEGIRQAFRILNQFDIPKGAHRTVVDETKAMYGETVWTSAADLTNGRYFFHTINNRRLRMVDLKKVNLDAPAIVTVPLKGDQEDVLDLTPASAK
- a CDS encoding sugar phosphate isomerase/epimerase, with amino-acid sequence MIYGATNNPLRPLPDEIKAIAALGFDYLELCLDPPNALPEELQGRVAEIRSVLTSEGLGLPVVHLPTFIFLADIYPSIREASVTEVFKALDLAAEIGAEKAVLHPGYLTGLMPLTPDIGRKYAAESLGKILEKATGLGITICLENMFPRAGHMVRPEEFKEVLRQNPGLMMTLDLAHANIRSPKGQAAAFVKMAQGRIGHVHIGDNNGQEDEHLPLGAGRVEVSAGLRAIKGSGYDRTMTIEVFSPDRDYLAMSLKKVRTIWDHTQP